A part of Methanocorpusculum vombati genomic DNA contains:
- a CDS encoding vWA domain-containing protein: MKTVLTLLVDCAGMFEGGRTAAANMPVKKFIAGLPADLPVRILRYSDTAMWHLGPEPVPAGEVEWTDLPSGGYLSSLAHAANLAGQSLAAGPDIRNVVLLVSDGALSDPEEIVQAVLAKRFDAAVMRAAVPLTADADTAVLRMFTGDNIFDSSILRDPRPLLASFGESAASSVVSHTASVTITLSCTIDLGGGDSFSLSVSGTDISAVQEEMQSCLAAFGTEDEYVRDKIAGYVRRVF, from the coding sequence ATGAAGACTGTTCTTACGCTGCTCGTGGATTGTGCCGGCATGTTTGAGGGCGGCAGAACTGCCGCCGCAAATATGCCCGTGAAAAAATTCATTGCAGGTCTGCCCGCCGACCTTCCGGTACGCATCCTCCGTTACTCCGACACTGCCATGTGGCATCTCGGCCCTGAACCGGTTCCGGCCGGTGAGGTGGAGTGGACGGATCTGCCGTCCGGCGGCTATCTCTCCTCACTTGCCCATGCCGCAAACCTCGCGGGACAGAGCCTTGCTGCGGGGCCGGATATCCGAAACGTTGTGCTCCTCGTTTCCGACGGCGCTCTCTCCGATCCCGAAGAGATCGTGCAGGCGGTGCTGGCAAAAAGATTTGATGCCGCAGTCATGCGTGCTGCCGTCCCGCTGACCGCTGATGCGGATACGGCTGTTCTCCGGATGTTTACAGGGGACAATATTTTTGACTCATCCATTCTCCGTGACCCGCGCCCCCTGCTTGCCTCCTTCGGGGAGTCTGCCGCGTCGTCCGTCGTCTCGCATACAGCATCAGTCACGATCACTCTCTCCTGTACGATTGACCTTGGGGGCGGAGACTCCTTTTCCCTTTCCGTATCCGGTACTGATATCTCCGCAGTACAAGAAGAGATGCAGTCCTGTCTTGCGGCGT